Below is a window of Cryobacterium sp. PAMC25264 DNA.
TCCACCGGTATCCCCCCCCGCTGCGTTGCAGCGGGCGGTGAGTTGCCACTTGAGGCCCATCATGAGCCGTCGAACGGGCGTCAAATGGCAACTCGGCAGATCGCGCCGTGCCGAGTTGCCAGTTCAGGCCCGTTCGACGGCGCTGAGGGGGCGTCAAGTGGCAACTCAGATAGATGACGGGCACGGGCACAGGGGCGCGAGCGGGCGGATGTGGCGGCATCGGGGCGTACACAGCGGTGGGGCGATAGATTAGGGAGGTGAATACGAGCCCCGAGGAATACCTGATGCCCGGCAGCGGCGTGAGTATCAACGCACTGCCCAAAGTTTCGCTGCACGACCACCTCGACGGTGGTCTGCGGCCGGCCACGATCATCGAGCTCGCCGAGGCCATCGACCTCGACCTGCCCGCCGACACCGAGACCGACCTGGCCGACTGGTTCACCGCCCAGGCCACTTCCGGGTCGCTGGTGGACTACCTCAAAACCTTCGACATCACCGTCGGCGTCATGCAGACCCACGACTCCCTCGCCCGCGTCGCCCGCGAGTTCGTCGAGGACCTCGCTCTGGACGGCGTGATCTATGGCGAGATTCGCTGGGCACCCGAGCAGCACCTAACAGCAGGGCTCAGTCTGGATCAGGCCGTCGATGCCGTGCAGGAGGGCATTGAGGCCGGTATCGACCGTGTCGCCCAGGCCGGGCTGGTCATCAAGATCGGCCAGGTGATCACCGCGATGCGGCATGCCAAGCGTTCGCTCGAGGTCGCCGAACTCGCCGTGCGGCACCGGGACCTGGGCGTGGTGGGCTTCGACATCGCCGGCGCCGAGCAGGGTTTCCCCGCCGCCGACCACACCGAGGCGTTCGACTTCCTCGCCCGCAACCTGTTCCCGATCACCGTGCACGCCGGCGAGGCCGACGGCCTCGACAGCATCCGTGGCGCGCTCTTCGACGGCCGTGCCTTGCGCCTGGGCCATGGGGTGCGCCTGGCCGAAGACATCGAGATCGGCCGCGAGGACCAGGACAACACCTACGTCACCCTCGGCCCGCTCGCCCAGTGGGTGCGCGACCGCGAGATCCCGCTCGAACTGAGCCCGTCGTCCAACCTGCAGACCGGCGCCATCGCCGCCTGGGGCGATGACATGCTCGACCACCCGTTCGACCTGCTCTACCAGCTGGGCTTCCGCGTGACCGTGAACACCGACAACCGTCTGATGAGCGGCACCTCGCTCAGCCGCGAGCTGGCGCTGTTGACGGATGCCTTCGGCTACGACCTCGACGACCTCGAAGCCCTGCAGCTCAACGCGGCATCGAGCGCGTTCCTGCCGCTCGAGGAGCGCGAAGAACTCGCGGATGCCATCGTCGACGGCTTCGCCAACGCCTGACCCGGCCCACCCCAACCCCGAAAGCAGCCATGTCGCTTCCCCCGCTTCCCCTCGACGCCATCGACGTCGGCCTGCACGTTCCCGACTGGCGTGCCGCGATCGGCGCCGCGGGAGCGGCGCTCGAGAGAAGCGGCTCCACCGCCCCGGGCTACACCGAGCGCATGGTGGGTGTGATCGAAGAGTTCGGCGCCTACGTGGTGATCGCGCCCGGGTTAGCCCTTGCGCACGCCAGGCCGGGGCCCGATGTGCTCACCGAGGGTCTGAGCGTGGTGACCTTGGCCGATCCCGTCGCGTTCGGGCATCCGCACAACGACCCGGTCAGCGTGGTACTCGGCCTGGCGGTGACCACGGGCGACGAGCACGTGCACTTCGTCGCGGAACTCGCCAACGTGTTCAACGATTCGAGCATCATCCCGGCACTAGCAGCGGCGCTGGACGCCGAAACCGTACGCTCACTTCTGGGCATTGCGGCACCAACAGGGCACGCAGCCACCGAAGAGGAGTCATCATGAAGATCGTCGCACTGTGCGGAGTGGGAATCGGCACGTCCGCCATTCTCAAAGTCAACGCCGAACGCGCCCTCGAGCGCCTCGACATCCAGGCGGACGTCACCGCCGCCGACATCGCCAGCGTCAAGCTGGCCGCCGCCGACGCTCAGGTCATCCTCACGTCGAGCGAGCTGGTGCCGTCGATCGGCAAGACCAACGCTGACGTCATCATCATCGATAACTTCTTCGACCTCGACGAGCTGACCGCCAAGCTCGAAACCGCGCTGGGTTAGCCAAGCGGCCCGGGTCGCAGCGCGACCCGGAGCCGTGGTTCAGCCGATCAGCGCCCGCATGCCGCGGTCGAGCTCGGCCAGGGCGTCGGATGCGCCCTGACGCCGTTCGGCCAGGCTGCCGACGGTGCTGCTGGTGTCGAGGTAGACCTTCAGCTTGGGCTCAGTGCCGCTCGGGCGCACCATCACGCGGGATCCGTCGGTGAGCACGA
It encodes the following:
- a CDS encoding PTS sugar transporter subunit IIB, producing MKIVALCGVGIGTSAILKVNAERALERLDIQADVTAADIASVKLAAADAQVILTSSELVPSIGKTNADVIIIDNFFDLDELTAKLETALG
- a CDS encoding PTS sugar transporter subunit IIA produces the protein MSLPPLPLDAIDVGLHVPDWRAAIGAAGAALERSGSTAPGYTERMVGVIEEFGAYVVIAPGLALAHARPGPDVLTEGLSVVTLADPVAFGHPHNDPVSVVLGLAVTTGDEHVHFVAELANVFNDSSIIPALAAALDAETVRSLLGIAAPTGHAATEEESS
- a CDS encoding adenosine deaminase, with protein sequence MNTSPEEYLMPGSGVSINALPKVSLHDHLDGGLRPATIIELAEAIDLDLPADTETDLADWFTAQATSGSLVDYLKTFDITVGVMQTHDSLARVAREFVEDLALDGVIYGEIRWAPEQHLTAGLSLDQAVDAVQEGIEAGIDRVAQAGLVIKIGQVITAMRHAKRSLEVAELAVRHRDLGVVGFDIAGAEQGFPAADHTEAFDFLARNLFPITVHAGEADGLDSIRGALFDGRALRLGHGVRLAEDIEIGREDQDNTYVTLGPLAQWVRDREIPLELSPSSNLQTGAIAAWGDDMLDHPFDLLYQLGFRVTVNTDNRLMSGTSLSRELALLTDAFGYDLDDLEALQLNAASSAFLPLEEREELADAIVDGFANA